A genomic window from Gossypium hirsutum isolate 1008001.06 chromosome D12, Gossypium_hirsutum_v2.1, whole genome shotgun sequence includes:
- the LOC107945421 gene encoding pentatricopeptide repeat-containing protein At5g65560, translating to MNGSSIIATIRTSTMRTPAAIMKHVESFHFRCFLLTKPFSSFPSSLPIDPEPPDHDLPLLLHSILSKPNWQKHPSLPKLLPSISPSHVHSLFSLNPYLLPQTALDFSYWISQKPTFKHSVYSYSALLNILVAYKFFGPADKIRLAMIKSSASIHESRFVFELIMEMNKNEQLHSCFKLSLRSYNFLLMSLSKFLMIDEMKSVYSEMLNNRVSPNIFTWNTMVNGYCKIGNVVEAQRYVTKIVQAGLNPDTFTYTSLILGHCRNKDVDSAFRIFRMMPSKGCRRNEVSYTNLIHGLCEAERVDEAIKLFEAMGEDFCYPTVRTYTVIIFGLCETGRKPEGIKLFKEMSQKGCEPNAHTYTVIIDSLCKDNKVDEAREMVGRMLGKGLVPSVVTYNALIDGYCKHGAMEAALEVLGTMESNNCFPNERTYNELIAGFCKKNVHKAMAFLDKMLELKLVPNVVTYNSLIHGQCKMGQLDNAFRLLEMMKENGLVPDQWTYSVLIDSLCKVDRIEEARNLFDSLKEKSLKANEVIYTALIDGYCKVGKIEDANYLLDRMINQGCLPNSCTYNAIIDGLCNMKNMKEALSTVKKMAGMGVKPTVDTYTIFIKWMLKEGDFDHAHGNLDQLISSGCQPDVLTYTAFIRAYCGSGRLKEAEDMMIRMKEEGVFPDSLTYTLLLDAYGCLGLMHSAFDVLKCMFDAGCEPSHHTYSILFKYLLKDRGTKDDSPAVNLVSNGMLFDRADVWKSMEFDTALELFEKMRQHGCVPNANTYGKLIIGLCKVGRFVVVQKLFDHMRDQGISPGEDAYNSLLNCFCELGMYDNAMIVVDLMIKSSQLPHLDSYRQLICGLYDQGDKEKVDTLFANLLRCGYSSDEVAWKILIDGLLKKGLADRCSELLSIMEKMGCQLHPNTYSLLIEGIDGA from the coding sequence ATGAATGGATCCTCCATCATCGCCACCATCAGAACCTCCACGATGAGAACGCCGGCGGCTATTATGAAACATGTTGAGTCCTTCCATTTCCGCTGCTTCCTCCTCACCAAACCCTTCTCGTCATTCCCTTCATCTCTTCCCATAGACCCTGAGCCACCCGATCACGATCTCCCTTTGCTCCTTCACTCCATTCTCTCCAAACCCAATTGGCAAAAGCACCCTTCCCTCCCTAAACTCCTCCCTTCCATTTCCCCTTCCCATGTCCATTCCCTCTTCTCCCTCAACCCTTATCTTCTCCCCCAAACTGCTCTCGATTTCTCCTATTGGATCTCCCAGAAACCCACTTTCAAACACTCTGTTTATTCCTATTCTGCCCTTTTGAACATCCTTGTTGCTTACAAGTTCTTCGGCCCTGCTGACAAAATACGCCTCGCCATGATCAAATCCTCCGCTTCCATCCACGAATCCCGGTTCGTTTTTGAATTAATAATGGAAATGAATAAGAATGAGCAACTTCATTCCTGTTTTAAGCTTTCCCTTAGATCCTACAATTTTTTGTTGATGTCGTTATCGAAATTCTTGATGATTGATGAAATGAAATCCGTTTATAGTGAGATGTTGAACAATAGGGTTTCACCCAATATTTTTACTTGGAATACTATGGTTAATGGTTATTGTAAGATTGGGAATGTGGTTGAGGCTCAACGCTATGTCACTAAAATCGTCCAAGCGGGATTAAATCCCGATACCTTTACTTATACTTCGTTAATATTGGGGCATTGTAGGAATAAGGATGTAGATAGCGCATTTAGGATTTTTAGAATGATGCCAAGTAAGGGTTGTCGAAGAAATGAGGTTTCGTATACGAATCTTATTCACGGTCTATGTGAGGCTGAACGGGTTGATGAGGCTATTAAGTTGTTTGAGGCGATGGGGGAGGATTTTTGTTATCCTACGGTTCGTACATACACTGTGATTATTTTTGGATTGTGTGAAACCGGGAGGAAGCCAGAAGGAATAAAATTGTTCAAGGAAATGTCACAGAAAGGGTGTGAGCCGAATGCTCATACTTATACAGTAATCATTGATAGCTTATGTAAAGACAATAAGGTTGATGAGGCAAGGGAAATGGTAGGTAGGATGTTAGGGAAAGGGCTGGTTCCAAGTGTGGTCACCTACAATGCTTTGATTGATGGATACTGCAAACATGGAGCAATGGAGGCTGCATTGGAAGTTTTGGGTACGATGGAGTCTAATAATTGTTTTCCCAATGAGCGAACCTATAATGAATTGATAGCTGGGTTTTGTAAGAAGAATGTTCACAAGGCAATGGCATTTCTTGATAAGATGCTTGAACTTAAGCTGGTACCTAATGTGGTCACATATAATTCATTAATTCATGGGCAATGTAAAATGGGGCAGTTGGATAATGCCTTTAGGCTGCTTGAGATGATGAAGGAGAATGGTTTGGTTCCTGACCAATGGACTTACAGTGTTCTTATTGACTCCCTTTGTAAAGTTGATAGGATAGAAGAAGCTCGTAATCTCTTTGACTCTCTCAAGGAGAAAAGCTTAAAAGCAAATGAAGTTATAtatactgctttgattgatggaTACTGCAAGGTTGGGAAAATTGAAGATGCTAATTATTTGCTTGATAGAATGATTAATCAGGGCTGCTTGCCAAACTCATGCACTTACAATGCCATTATAGATGGGTTGTGCAACATGAAAAATATGAAGGAAGCATTGTCGACGGTGAAAAAGATGGCAGGGATGGGTGTGAAGCCTACGGTAGATACCTATACAATTTTCATCAAATGGATGCTTAAAGAAGGTGACTTCGATCATGCGCATGGGAATCTTGATCAACTAATTTCCTCAGGATGTCAACCTGATGTATTAACCTATACTGCTTTTATTCGTGCATATTGTGGTTCAGGGAGACTAAAAGAAGCAGAGGATATGATGATTAGGATGAAGGAAGAAGGAGTTTTTCCTGATTCTTTGACATACACATTACTTCTAGATGCATATGGATGCCTGGGATTGATGCATTCTGCATTTGATgttctcaaatgtatgtttgatgCTGGCTGTGAGCCTTCTCATCATACATACTCTATTTTATTCAAGTATCTGTTGAAGGACCGAGGGACAAAGGATGACAGCCCTGCAGTGAATTTGGTTTCAAATGGCATGTTGTTTGATCGTGCTGATGTCTGGAAGTCAATGGAATTTGACACTGCTTTGGAATTGTTTGAGAAAATGCGTCAGCATGGTTGTGTACCCAATGCTAACACTTATGGCAAGCTTATTATAGGACTTTGCAAAGTTGGCCGCTTTGTCGTAGTACAGAAGTTATTTGATCATATGAGAGATCAAGGAATATCTCCTGGTGAAGATGCCTACAACTCTCTTCTTAATTGTTTCTGTGAGTTGGGAATGTATGATAATGCTATGATAGTGGTGGACCTAATGATCAAATCTAGCCAGTTACCCCATCTGGACTCCTACAGGCAACTGATTTGTGGACTATATGATCAAGGGGATAAGGAGAAGGTTGATACACTTTTCGCCAACTTGCTTCGTTGTGGTTATAGCAGTGATGAAGTAGCTTGGAAGATTCTTATTGATGGTTTACTGAAAAAGGGGCTTGCTGATAGATGCAGTGAACTCTTAAGCATCATGGAAAAAATGGGCTGCCAGCTCCACCCTAATACATATTCATTGTTAATTGAAGGAATTGATGGAGCGTAG